ACAATCATTAAGCGCTCCATTTGCTGATCATCAAAATCTCCGCCAAGCCGTGGGTCAGCTGCTTCAAGTACCTTTCCTATTCCATATAGCTCCCAAACCCATTCCACCATGACTACTTGATCTTCAGGGGCATTGTGCTTGATTGGTTTTCTTCCGCAAGCAATTTCCAGAGCGACAATTCCGAAACTATACACATCTGACTCCTTACTAGCCTTTCCAGTTGTGACACATTCAGGAGCCATATAGCCCATAGTGCCTGCCAAAACAGTGGTTTGTGACCCTTTTAGGTGGTCCACAAGCCTAGCTAGCCCAAAATCTCCAAGTTTAGCATTAAAGTTTGAATCAAGCATAATATTGCTTGATTTTATATCCCTATGCACAACGCATTGCTCCCATTCTTCATGCAAGTAAAGCAAGGCCGATGCCAATCCTTGAGCAACCTTGTACCTCATTGCCCATATCAATAAGCTGTTTTCTGTAAAAAGATGTGAATCTAAACTTCCATTGGGCATGAACTCATAGACGAGTAAGAGTTCTTCTCTTCCATGGCACCAGCCAATGAGTTGCACCAAATTCTTATGTCTCAATCGACTAATGATTTTAACTTCTGATGCATACTCTTTTATCCCCTGTTTAGACTCTTTTGACACCCTCTTAACAGCAACAAAAGAATTTGAGTCCTTTAAAAATCCTCTATAAACACCACCAAATCCACCCTGGCCTAGCTTCTCTTCCTCATTGAAATTATTGGTGGCATGAGCCAATTCTTGAAATGAGAACCTCTTTGGTCCTGTTCCCCTTTGGAATTCGTCATCCATGCAGCTATCAAGGGCAAGATCCTCTTCGGTGTGACTCCTACTCCTCTTCCACATGCAAAATAGAATTAAAGCCAACCCACCAAACAAAAACGATCCACCAACACCCAACCCCACGTCTAATCCAagcttcttgtttttccttccATTGGGTTCAGTTACAATATCTTCCAAAGTTGAATTAAAATACCATGTGCGGATGGTATGCATTGCAGGAGAAGCTCCTGTTGCGGCTGAGAATCCCAAAGTTACCCATTCAGGCAAGTGATGTCTCAAATCAACCTGATAAGAAAGAGACTGCTCTACCATAGAATTGTTTATAAAACCAGTGAGAAGAAGACTCAAATTATGAGAAGTAGAATTATAAGTAATCCAAGCTTCATTGATTAGCCCTTGAGTAATAGAAGTATTACTCCACCACCCCTGCCATGACACATTAGCAACAGATTTCATGGAGTTTATATCAATACCTAGATGTGCGCCGGGCCACCCGAGCGAAATCGGCGGATCCCATGGTATGTTTGGATAGATGTCAAACTCCACAGCGACAAAAGGATTGTCCGTCGAGTTTAGTAGCTGGTCATCGTTAGTGAGACCTAGAGAGCTACCATTCGTGACATGATTAGGAACTACTTTTGAACCAGTGGCGTTAGGTGCAAGGAAGAACGCAAGCCCATCTCCAAAATTAGGACTATTTTGAGAATCAATGACAAAGGAAAAATGGGTAGTGAAATCTGTGAGGTTTCCAGATGCTTTGTCCCACAGGTGCATGGGACTGACATACGTGGCTCGACCAATAGACCCCGTTATGACCTTGTTGTTGGTGAGTTGGATGACTTGGTTTTCATGGAAAGCTCTGTCACATCTTAGACGGGAGTCATCAGTGTTACAAGAATTGAAACTGGGGAAGTTGAAGAATAAAGCACTTGTAAATGGGCGTAGTGGTGAGAAGAAATCGGTGAATAATAATACGAGATAAAAGAGGGTTAGGGGCTTTGGAAATGGGAGGAGTTtgattttgaagatgtagaaagCCATGAATGGAACTTGGAAGGGGAGGTTTGGTCTGatgagaagaaattggagaTTGTAATAAGAAGAGTTAAAAAAGTGATTATATAAGCTGTGGTTTGAGTAGGGAGACCGATTGCGTGTGAAAAACTTCTCCAGGACTAGCCAACCATTTGCGTGGATTTGTGTGTACAGTGTAGATAAGGTCTTTCTTACCAAACAAAGCAGGTTTGAATATTATTGGCTGAAACGGAACTCAAGTCGTAGATGATGTATTCAGTCGGGGAAGGAATGCGTGTGAGAAAGTTCtggaggaaaaataaataatttacctccacctccacctccaccgtGTGAGAAATAGATAATAATGTGATAAATAGATAAAAACTTCTCCAGGACTAGCCACCATTTGCGTGGATTTGTGTGTACAGTGTAGATAGCTAGCGCAAGAGCCCTGGaaaattcttgtaatttttttaattattttattcacattggagttgttttactgtattactattcaaacaacaactcaaaataaatAGTATCGTCGTTTTTCCCCCCAAAAATACTcaaaacaatgattttttttttttagtactgGACACCAATAAACTTCGTTCCTTAAGGTTTTGTTGTGCTGCGTCACATATACTACTAAGGGTGGGTATCGGGGGAATCGGTAACGGTAGAAAGGTTTTCGCCTACCGTCCCGATGTTGTCGGTGAAGTCAATAATTTAACCGACTTCTTTCTAACAACATATATTTCGTCTGATACCGTTACCGGCACATTGGTGCCGGTAACGGTCGGTAATCTGTTAGAAAGAGATATCTAAGATTCAAACtcggagagaaagagagtttgtTTTCGCCAATCATACAAGCTGCGCtggccacaaaaaaaaaagaatgataagCTTCAGACTCACAGAGAAATAGAGTTTTGAATATGGTAGGTAAGCTTCAGACAGAAAGAGCTTGGCTACTCTGATTTCACCAAAGATGCAAGTTGATATGTTCTCTATATCACTTACCCATTTTTGCCGTTGTATACTAGGTGACTTGCAGTagagttcaaaaaaaaagtaaaaaatgaagaagaagaagaagacgacggAGAAAGTaatgaacaagaagaaagagtaaaaaaagaaaataggtgTTGTGTACTGGGTGACTTGCAGGagagtttaataaaaaaacaatataaaaaaataagagttaaaaaagaagaacaagttGTAAAACAATAAActacaataaataaacaaattgcTTTGTAAAGTATTGTATGATGCAGTATTGCAGTACAACACAAAACACACTTCACAATGCATTACAGCTCACTTCACAACGCACGCCAACCATCGACTTAAAATTTGTGCACAATCAGTAAACAAgtaaggcagagagagagaatagactTTGCGTCTGTTCTcagaacaacaacaacaagagaGATgtgtgatgtgttttaaaatagtactcgcaagtgcacgaatcattttgcaatatagtgttatgcaagtgcgaggtcgatcccacaaggaattgtgttgcgaaaattaatctctattcaaactaatcctattttaacctagttccaaatttagggttttgttctaaaggaaaacataaacaaaaataatgaagataaaggggtctagggtttcggaatccacactcaccaaatcatatcaacctaatctcatgctcatcacacttattcgaggttgtcacgtataaatcttaggtatgctctacattgcttcaaaaatcatttagatcattcaatgatttcgttcatagcacaaatcacaaagagtaccaattgaaatccaaacatccaatgtatcattcaatcacaatggatatcttcattcgaaccgataaaacaatgtattagtcaaacgacgcacaatgaatgtccaatgttttgatagatgaaaaatcaagcaaccgatttaatgaaacttattccacatcatcacttgtatccggaaaccacaagagatatcaaaacatcatttcaagaaaatcgaagtagaacaatgagaaatcaaacccataaactcaaatagcatgaacaagcaagaaactcggtttctcttcaatggtgaggtttcatcctcaaccccaaacgaaaatattagctacacatgataaaataactacaacttaaaacattaaaagcataaaattcaaagagttgcaaaaggaaagaaataagctacaagaagaagagaagcaagaagttatgtacaaagaggctcatgcctcttctcctcccttttgattttcagccttggtctccttttatagccaagtggtttgtgtggaatgggtgagtgggtgtatgagtggagagatgagtgatgagtgttttatggaatgagtggtgagtgttttatggaatgagtggtgagtgttttatggaatgatgttgagtggaaaaaaaagtgattaagtggctgagaatgtggagaaaatcgtgtattggctctagctttggggagacaagggatgaagcaaaagaaaaataataagagagatggttccggattttcgggatgatccgacgactgaaattcaaacagtcatatctttttccacgcatctccaaattggctgaaaattgttgcgttggaaagctgacatcttgaacttcaatttagacctaagaaactcccaaaacggatatattttggtcctgttatgatcagtctaaatgtactggtctgctgcatccgaatttccttgtattttgcttgaattgtatcatttctctcttattgtcctacaaaatataaaaacactaaaacgaaccaaagcattagaaaataacaaagctaaaggtttaactaatgtaaattaaggggtccaaatacacaatatttggtactcatcaaatacccccaaacttacattttgctagtcccttagcaaaacaaaatgaaaaacaaaatcaaagcatgaaacataaatcctctttcgtgggagacacgattgcatttagcatatgcaataagccttttaaacccctaggactccctagtggacgagtgaagtctcgtgagggtttgccagaaatgatacccacaaacattcaaacattatgctgtcaacgagaaaaagttttacccagaccatggttcatacgtcattggcatgcttaaaaagacgaaccccatcataaacatcaacaggggatccaatcatcaaatcactcataaatggacagttaagacatcacatttcctcaaaagtgtagagtgaaatcaacatgcaattatgaggtttcattttaatctcaagataagtacttcaaaaatcattggaatccctatcaaatgaaacaaccaaggcaagatatgcaaattattttattttatttatatatatatatatatttttgttttttttttgttttgttttttttttttttttttttaatatgttggctgtgcaatgctcggctcccttaagctttctaattgacccatgtaacgagtgttgggccagtggctcccaaaccaaatggtcttagggcactagatgtagaaacatccctaagggcttaattactcaagtcaaaaaggctacgaagccaaactagccatacaattgaccaaattgaaattctcatcttttgacgcgaatactcaatgcttagtgaggcaagaggcccggttacttagtgaaaaactcaaaatgatcttctttttctttttttttttctttttttttttaatatatatatatcttgcaagccaaggttatttatcaataagtcatccaacaactctcaaaatacacaattaagcacaaattcataccccacaaattacatgctaacgtgctcgtgatagttcaactcaagtgaaatcttactagcccaaaaataagtcaaaagactcagattcctaaagacatgatgtgttcaaaaacttaagcaagccgatgaaatgcaaaccacagctatggcttaactcaaacttgacaacataatttttttttttttttaattaaaacattttaagaacaaaaaaaacaactaaaaataactaaaaacaattagaaaaattaaataaacacacaaatggaaacttaaacaaacagaaaatttaaacaaacaaacaaatgaaataaacaaacaaacaaatggacagagtgcttttccatacccccaaacttgaattacacattgtccgcaatgtgtagtgtagaaatacattaccagaaatacggaaacatcgaggtgtgaaaggtcaaggcgtcccccaaacttaaacaccaaaacacctgttaacaaaaacttaacagcaacatttctcatagacacaaacatcaaaatgttagttgctgttagaaataaaagtaaaatgaaaagaaataaaaatgaaagaaatcaactatacaaaaaaaagtaaaagggaaaagaaaatttacagcgccttctcaggtggccaacttgcttgcttcgcaGGATCTTCGTAGcgccattttttattattattattattattacagtccataaataaataaaaaataaaaaaaaaaaataaaaaaaaaaaaaaaaaaaatataattattgtcttacaaaacgaagtacttctaagaaaacataaataaaaataaaaaataaagaaaataaaaatataattattgtcttacaaaacgaagtacttttaagaaaacataaacttgcgAATCGGACCTTTCCTGCAACATCCCCAGAGTATGCTTATACCTGACTAAgtttctgggcggaaaaccctgaGGTTTTGGACTACACGCAAGAGGTCCTGGTATTGCTCTTGGAGACGATTGGTATTTTGCTCCAACTCAGCATACCTCTTctccaagtctttcgcatatgaatctaccaccttcttcagctttttattttcttgctgtagGACCCGATTCCTACGCCTAAAGTCcatgtacattcgctgcaaagccaaaatttgagcttttagcgcttgaacttcattccctcgaacttgcagacgtcgagccatgtttgtaactgaagaagcactctgaatactgaaagccaaagagtcattgatggcttgagcatcagtcctatccgccaatAACTTATTatctcgaggagttatgatgccCTGAGCCATGGATGCGGCTGctgcatcattcagcatcacagagtcattggtcATGAGAGGACCTTTTTGCGTTAAGAATAATGGACGCCAAATCTCGGGTTGTACTACTGGCGTagcattcagatcaagattattttgggaagaggaagaagccatttttctggaaaacttAGGAAACGATGATATTCCTCAAAGAATCTgaaggagagaaagatagaaatgaagcggtgattcgaaatatttgaagggaaggaaagagaacttaatcactGGGCGAGACGCGGTTtaatcaacgtcattctgagcgcagcctccactatcactagtagacagccgcccacgaatcacgagttctcttctttttgagtgcagcctccattatcactagtagacagccgccctcgaatcacgagttctcttctttttgagcgcagcctccattatcactagtagacagccgccctcgaatcacgagttctcttctttttgagttttcacccttttcaccttctcgaattccgaatttacccaatgacttttccggattcatcgccgcactttccgcaactagcagtcgtagaggggcatcccgagaatgagctggatgagcgttccgagaaagggatggagatattacgattcactgtcggcaccacttgcaccgtcccctctcaaattttctctataaatttaCTCGTCTTCTCTCTGGCAAAGCACACCTatgagctctcaacccttcacacttcgagagccaaatctttcttcttatctgaactcatcatcgcttcttggaagggaagatgtagttcataaccaatttcaaagtttaaagttgggaaaaatgcagcatcacaaccagattcatagacaacgaagcaagactattcttgatcatactatccagaagcaagattattcttgatcatgcaagaccttctcttccgtcttgtcaacctggacgctcttcacatctatcctcaatccggtgatggcgatctatgacagaagagagagagcactacgatatgagtaccgcgctcatatcctttccggattgcttgcctcgccttctttgctttcttcacattccccaccttcctctccttcgaggcttccatgttctcatttagcaagctttccatggttcatgtgggttgaaattgtaagggtagttggttggagcaagtgtcctaccactaggtgaaacatgttgtacagaagaatctcaataattatcaaaataagaatccatgcttcacttacaccctatagcaagaagttatcccaccattgaaaaattaaaaataaactaacaaacaaaaacagacaacaaaataaggtaaaacagaaacaaaatatttaacaaaaataattaaaaaaaacaactgtgcgaaaaggtaaaagaaaatttacagcgccttccccgatcatgtggatgtccaaccaatcccttccatcCTTTCTTCTTACAGAATTGATGTCCCTCGAGagaaatgtttcgccatcttatgtagctaacttgcttgcttcgaaggatctttgtaggacgatggttcctagatttgcgcggttgtgtgcatagatccttgacagttttggcataagatggctctttgagacatgtaagaattaaagcttggggctcatgaaatgtctcaagagggatggtgatgaaggaatgagcttcagtactcattccgtattcggacatatttggatttggcgggggcgctgcttgctccaggtgctcctccttttcttcctcatcaTTGCCATCCACCATTTCCTCACTCTCAATTATTGATGTGtcttggacatgctcatgatgaagattgctggaatcatcctcatcaatcatgtagtgcccttcagccatcaactgaccttgaaactcttcttcctccagtctGTTATACTCggcaaccagatattcgaactgtctttctatcctggcaatcgcctgagtgttttccaagGTGGCATTCTTTACTTCATTAATGGTCAGAATGTTTTCCAAAGTGacattcttcatttcattaatggtttggcttgaaaactgcatgaagtccttgagagtgtcttctaatGACAGCTCTGGGTGTGGAGCTTGAATGGTGGAGTGGCCAGTCATCTCTATGAAGTCCTTCAGTGTATCTTCTAATGATTTTTGGGGAAGGGGATCATATGATGAGCTTTCGAACTGCAGATATTCAGGATGATGCAGTTCCTGGAATTGGGGAGCATAacttcccatggcttgagcttgccatgagaagtcagaatggttgctccaatccgggttgtaaaaattgggatttgaatcgaatcccgggctggaggagttagtgttcatttgctcatgtgAATAATGATAGAATTGTCCCCAAGAGGGACAATTACTAGCACGgtgataaggatcagagcaataggaacatggttcatgtgggttgaaactgtaagggtagttggttggatcgggtgtcctaccactaggtgaaacatgttgtgcagaagaatcacaataattatcaaaataagaatacatgcttcacttacaccctatagcaagaaaatatcccaccaaagatatgaaccaaaTGTTTTTGCTGCAAGTGGGGCAAACAGAATTCTCTAAgagcccaggttcgttcccaggaaagtgaggggggtcacaccggacacacttaaatcccaagactttcctagccagaacttgcctagacacttggatagcgccgtagaccacactagcaaagttttttttttttttttttatttaaagattaaaagaaagaaaaaaaaaatagcacaaacaaaataaaaaaataaaaaaaaaataaaaaaaaaaattgaagactaacaagaatgcataaaacaaccaaagataccagaaaggcaagaattaaaacttacaaatttggaccaaaaaaataatttttttggcaagaatttctgctactgaactattccaggtaacacctccagtgttggttcgatcgatcgacttcgtaaaattccgcacaacctgaaataacaataaaacagaaaaccttgcttttttttttttttttttttttttttttttttttgggttagacaataaaacaaaaacaaataaaaataaaaagaaacaaaaattggaagaagaaaaagaaaacaaaaatctacctaaactagtagaaaaataaaatcaattcaaacaaaaatcaatttccacaaacaaaacaattccccggcaacggcgccaaaaacttgatgtgttttaaaatagtactcgcaagtgcacgaatcattttgcaatatagtgttatgcaagtgcgaggtcgatcccacaaggaattgtgttgcgaaaattaatctctattcaaactaatcctattttaacctagttccaaatttagggttttgttctaaaggaaaacataaacaaaaataatgaagataaaggggtctagggtttcggaatccacactcaccaaatcatatcaacctaatctcatgctcatcacacttattcgaggttgtcacgtataaatcttaggtatgctctacattgcttcaaaaatcatttagatcattcaatgatttcgttcatagcacaaatcacaaagagtaccaattgaaatccaaacatccaatgtatcattcaatcacaatggatatcttcattcgaaccgataaaacaatgtattagtcaaacgacgcacaatgaatgtccaatgttttgatagatgaaaaatcaagcaaccgatttaatgaaacttattccacatcatcacttgtatccggaaaccacaagagatatcaaaacatcatttcaagaaaatcgaagtagaac
The sequence above is drawn from the Alnus glutinosa chromosome 11, dhAlnGlut1.1, whole genome shotgun sequence genome and encodes:
- the LOC133881205 gene encoding L-type lectin-domain containing receptor kinase IX.1-like, whose amino-acid sequence is MAFYIFKIKLLPFPKPLTLFYLVLLFTDFFSPLRPFTSALFFNFPSFNSCNTDDSRLRCDRAFHENQVIQLTNNKVITGSIGRATYVSPMHLWDKASGNLTDFTTHFSFVIDSQNSPNFGDGLAFFLAPNATGSKVVPNHVTNGSSLGLTNDDQLLNSTDNPFVAVEFDIYPNIPWDPPISLGWPGAHLGIDINSMKSVANVSWQGWWSNTSITQGLINEAWITYNSTSHNLSLLLTGFINNSMVEQSLSYQVDLRHHLPEWVTLGFSAATGASPAMHTIRTWYFNSTLEDIVTEPNGRKNKKLGLDVGLGVGGSFLFGGLALILFCMWKRSRSHTEEDLALDSCMDDEFQRGTGPKRFSFQELAHATNNFNEEEKLGQGGFGGVYRGFLKDSNSFVAVKRVSKESKQGIKEYASEVKIISRLRHKNLVQLIGWCHGREELLLVYEFMPNGSLDSHLFTENSLLIWAMRYKVAQGLASALLYLHEEWEQCVVHRDIKSSNIMLDSNFNAKLGDFGLARLVDHLKGSQTTVLAGTMGYMAPECVTTGKASKESDVYSFGIVALEIACGRKPIKHNAPEDQVVMVEWVWELYGIGKVLEAADPRLGGDFDDQQMERLMIVGLWCAHPDRDLRPSIRQTIHVLNFEIPLPVLPSNMPRLEHLAPAVNRHAMSLSVSSAATNYEGGQNQYSGNSYTNSTVFNSSSTASQSASLLHAR